From Candidatus Deferrimicrobiaceae bacterium:
CGGTTCTTCATCATTTTCCTCCTCCGGTCTGTAGCTTCAAGGAACTCTCGCGCGCGACCTTCGCCCCCGCGTAATCCTGGAACTCTTCCCGTACGAAGATCTCCCCGTCCGTGATCCGGGTAACGACTCCGCCGCCGCGTCCGATTTTCATTCCGACCGTCACCGTGTAGCCCTTCCCCTCGGCATCCTCCACAAGGGCCCGGGTCACGTCCGAGCCCCAGATGACACCGACAAAGCGTAACTCTCCCAACTCATACCTCTGCAGCGAGGGAAGAGAATCCAAACCGGCGCGGGCCGTC
This genomic window contains:
- a CDS encoding pilus assembly protein PilP, producing the protein MKHEIPRPVRIVLAVAVLFAMASGGCGTEDSAPPQVVKKTVTKETPRAAEAALPAAGVQPPPLVLYSPLGKRDPFVPFLKVEEKTARAGLDSLPSLQRYELGELRFVGVIWGSDVTRALVEDAEGKGYTVTVGMKIGRGGGVVTRITDGEIFVREEFQDYAGAKVARESSLKLQTGGGK